In one window of Prionailurus bengalensis isolate Pbe53 chromosome B3, Fcat_Pben_1.1_paternal_pri, whole genome shotgun sequence DNA:
- the PRPF39 gene encoding pre-mRNA-processing factor 39 isoform X2, whose product MQGLLRFEDQDSARGDQNIAMFYPTSTQMVYRRGLQAIPLSVDLWIHYINFLKETLDPGDPETNSTIRGTFEHAVLAAGTDFRSDRLWEMYINWENEQGNLREVTAIYDRILGIPTQLYSHHFQRFKEHVQNNLPRDLLTGEQFIQLRRELASVNGHSGDDGPPGDDLPSGIEDITDPAKLITEIENMRHRIIEIHQEMFNYNEHEVSKRWTFEEGIKRPYFHVKPLEKAQLKNWKEYLEFEIENGTHERVVVLFERCVISCALYEEFWIKYAKYMENHSIEGVRHVFSRACTIHLPKKPMVHMLWAAFEEQQGNINEARNILRTFEECVLGLAMVRLRRVSLERRHGNMEEAEHLLQDAIKNAKSNNESSFYAIKLARHLFKIQKNLPKSRKVLLEAIERDKENTKLYLNLLEMEYSGDLKQNEENILNCFDKAIHGSLPIKMRITFSQRKVEFLEDFGSDVNKLLNAYDEHQTLLKEQDSLKRKAENGSEEPEEKKAHTEDTTSSSTQMIDGDLQANQAAYNYSAWYQYNYQNPWNYGQYYPPPPT is encoded by the exons ATGCAGGGACTGCTGCGCTTTGAAGATCAAGACTCTGCACGTGGGGATCAGAACATTGCCATGTTCTATCCAACCTCCACCCAAATG gTGTATCGGCGGGGGCTTCAGGCAATACCTCTTAGTGTTGACCTATGGATACATTATATAAACTTCTTAAAAGAAACATTGGACCCTGGTGATCCTGAGACAAACAGCACAATAAGAGG aacTTTCGAGCATGCTGTTTTAGCTGCAGGAACAGATTTCCGATCTGACAGACTATGGGAAATGTATATAAACTGGGAAAATGAACAGGGAAACCTGAGAGAAGTTACAGCTATATATGATCGCATTCTTGGTATTCCAACACAGCTGTACAGTCATCATTTTCAGAG ATTTAAAGAACATGTACAGAATAACTTGCCTAGAGATTTGTTAACTGGTGAACAGTTTATTCAGCTGCGAAGGGAATTAGCTTCTGTAAATGGACATAGTGGTGATGATGGTCCTCCTGGTGATGATCTACCATCGGGAATTGAAGACATAACAGATCCAGCAAAG ctaattacagaaatagaaaacatgagaCATAGAATCATTGAAATTCATCAAGAAATGTTTAATTATAATGAGCATGAAGTTAGTAAAAGGTGGACATTTGAAGAAGGt ATTAAAAGACCTTATTTTCATGTGAAACCATTGGAGAAGGCACAActaaaaaactggaaagaatacttagaatttgaaatagaaaatgggACTCATGAACGAGTTGTGGTTCTCTTTGAAAGATGTGTCATATCATGTGCCCTCTATGAGGAGTTTTGGATTAAG TATGCCAAGTACATGGAAAACCATAGCATTGAAGGAGTGAGGCATGTCTTCAGCAGAGCTTGCACTATTCATCTCCCAAAGAAACCCATGGTGCATATGCTTTGGGCAGCTTTTGAGGAACAGCAGG GTAATATTAATGAAGCCAGGAATATCTTGAGAACATTTGAAGAATGTGTTCTAGGATTGGCAATGGTTCGATTGAGAAGAGTAAGTTTAGAACGACGGCATGGAAATATGGAAGAAGCTGAACATTTGCTTCAGGATGCCATTAAGAATGCTAAATCAAATAATGAGTCATCGTTTTATGCTATCAAACTAGCCCGAcatcttttcaaaatacaaaaaaaccttccaaaatCAAGAAAGGTGCTTTTGGAAGCAATCGAAAGAGACAaa GAGAATACAAAGTTATACCTCAATTTACTTGAAATGGAATATAGTGGTGACctcaaacaaaatgaagaaaatatcctAAATTGTTTTGACAAAGCTATACATGGTTCATTACCTATTAAAATGAGAATTACATTTTCTCAGAGAAAAGTGGAGTTTCTTGAAGATTTTGGTTCAGATGTTAATAA gCTTCTGAATGCTTATGATGAACATCAAACACTCCTAAAAGAACAggattctttaaaaaggaaagcagaaaatgg GTCAGAAgaaccagaggaaaagaaagctcaCACAGAAGACACAACTTCATCATCTACACAGATGATTGATGGTGATTTACAGGCAAATCAAGCGGCATATAATTATAGTGCCTGGTATCAA tacaATTATCAGAATCCGTGGAATTATGGACAGTATTACCCTCCCCCTCCAACCTGA